One part of the Chroogloeocystis siderophila 5.2 s.c.1 genome encodes these proteins:
- a CDS encoding GNAT family N-acetyltransferase yields the protein MTISTNLQLPANFTSDQNCRFEIRAAQIEDVPGLTDILADSFHSQEGVLGWAYPFLKLGIYEDLRNRLRTTTRHHICLVAADCNAKSDRLAGIVELSLRSKNPFTNQRFPYISNLAVRRHYRRRGVAQKMLLKCEQIALAWEYQDLYLHVLENNHQARQLYCKLGYQLDQVDFNWSTWLLGRPRQILLHKQLAASGLH from the coding sequence TTGACAATTTCAACTAACTTGCAGTTACCAGCCAACTTTACTTCTGACCAAAATTGCCGATTTGAAATTCGTGCGGCGCAAATTGAAGACGTACCAGGTTTGACTGACATTCTAGCCGATAGCTTTCACTCGCAAGAAGGTGTTCTCGGCTGGGCTTATCCTTTCTTGAAGCTAGGAATCTACGAAGATCTCCGTAATCGATTACGCACAACAACGCGACATCATATTTGTTTAGTCGCTGCCGATTGTAACGCCAAAAGCGATCGCCTAGCCGGAATTGTCGAATTGTCACTGCGGTCAAAAAATCCTTTTACGAACCAGCGGTTTCCTTACATCTCCAACTTGGCGGTTCGTCGTCATTATCGCCGTCGTGGTGTAGCACAAAAGATGCTATTAAAATGCGAACAAATCGCGCTAGCGTGGGAATATCAGGATCTGTATCTACATGTATTAGAAAATAACCATCAAGCTCGTCAATTGTACTGTAAGTTAGGCTATCAATTAGATCAAGTTGATTTTAACTGGAGTACTTGGCTACTCGGACGACCCCGCCAAATTTTGCTGCATAAACAGCTTGCGGCTAGCGGTCTTCACTAA
- a CDS encoding ABC transporter permease codes for MSRIKALQYYILARLLLAPLMIWTIVTVVFFLLRVLPWLLQSTIGDPVDAVLGSRAPESVKEEYRQRLGLADPLWVQYLRYLGSLLRFDLGSSLTSQGEAVWDTIGRHFPATAELAVCSMAIALLIGITVGMLAASRPNSWLDVGGRLFGIITYALPMFWMGMLMQLLFAVQLGWFPIGDRFPASLFPPPGPTGLYTIDSLLAGDLTSFCTALYHLFLPSLTLGLLLSGIFERIVRVNLKQTLRADYVEAARARGIPERRILVAHALKNAMIPVITILGLTFASLLGGAILTEVTFSWPGLANRLYDAISLRDYPTVQGILVFFAVLVVIASIAIDILNAYIDPRIRY; via the coding sequence ATGTCTCGCATTAAAGCACTTCAGTATTACATTCTGGCGCGGTTGCTGCTTGCACCACTGATGATCTGGACGATTGTGACAGTGGTGTTTTTTCTACTGCGAGTACTTCCCTGGTTACTACAATCAACGATTGGCGATCCTGTAGATGCAGTGCTAGGAAGTCGCGCCCCAGAGAGTGTGAAGGAAGAATATCGCCAGCGCTTAGGATTAGCCGATCCATTGTGGGTGCAGTATTTGCGCTATCTTGGCAGTTTACTTCGCTTTGATTTGGGTTCTTCGCTAACGAGTCAAGGCGAAGCTGTCTGGGATACGATTGGAAGACATTTTCCCGCGACAGCAGAACTTGCAGTATGTAGTATGGCGATCGCGCTGTTGATTGGCATTACAGTAGGGATGCTAGCGGCGTCGCGTCCTAACTCTTGGCTTGATGTTGGAGGACGCTTGTTTGGCATTATTACCTATGCACTACCCATGTTTTGGATGGGAATGCTGATGCAATTACTCTTTGCAGTACAGCTAGGCTGGTTCCCCATTGGTGATCGCTTTCCGGCGTCTTTGTTTCCGCCCCCAGGTCCTACAGGGTTATATACCATTGATAGCCTGCTTGCGGGAGATTTAACAAGTTTCTGCACCGCGCTGTATCATCTTTTCTTGCCGAGTTTGACACTAGGTTTACTCTTAAGCGGTATTTTTGAGCGAATCGTGCGCGTCAATCTCAAGCAAACGCTGCGTGCAGATTATGTAGAAGCCGCCCGCGCTAGAGGAATTCCAGAACGGCGGATTTTAGTCGCCCATGCGCTGAAAAATGCGATGATTCCCGTGATTACAATTTTGGGACTAACGTTTGCATCGTTACTTGGCGGGGCAATTTTAACTGAGGTAACATTTTCTTGGCCTGGACTTGCAAATCGACTTTATGACGCGATTTCGCTGCGCGATTACCCAACAGTGCAAGGTATACTCGTGTTTTTTGCCGTTTTGGTAGTGATTGCGAGTATTGCGATCGATATTTTGAATGCTTATATTGACCCGCGAATTCGCTATTGA
- a CDS encoding ABC transporter substrate-binding protein: MNWLVSRRRLWSLGKFIGLSLLCCLLVVSCNDRPPGTTSSVSPTSANSMRLVVGTTLRPRTLDPADNYELAGSNIMTSLSDRLYTYAVGTGELVPQLATALPQVSADGLTYTIPVRQGVVFHDGTAFNAEAMAFSLNRFIQNGGKPASLLSDVVDSVQASGEYELTIRLKNAFAAFPSLLAFSGLCAVSPQAYEIGTGQFKPREFVGTGPYQLVQFTPNLIRMDVFDKYWGEKPANQGIDFQILSSSANLFNSFRTGQVDIAYQTFDPEQVQSLKQQAQSNGWQALEEKSNVVTHLGLNIKQQPLDNPVVRRAIAAMIDRPLITQRVYQQQAEPLYSMIPNTFDSYKPVFQTTYGDGNVEQAKALLAQAGYTSANPLTIEIAYPAYSLTREQVASTLQEYGSQRLDGAVQIQTKAEEGATFFANISKGVYQAVLLDWYPDFGDADNYIHPFLSCTQGNATAGCEQGASQSQGLFYYSDRMNQLIEQQRQEQNPQTRAALFAQIQDLIAQDVPAIPLVQNKDYAFGQQTIQGLQVDPILKLPLWDIAKRASS, translated from the coding sequence ATGAATTGGTTGGTATCTCGCAGGCGCTTGTGGTCGCTGGGAAAATTTATCGGCTTGTCGCTGTTGTGTTGCCTTCTGGTTGTGAGTTGCAATGATCGCCCACCAGGCACAACATCAAGTGTCAGTCCAACAAGTGCGAATAGTATGCGCTTGGTTGTCGGTACAACGCTAAGACCGCGTACGCTCGATCCCGCAGATAATTATGAACTTGCGGGTTCTAATATTATGACGAGCTTGAGCGATCGCCTGTACACATACGCGGTTGGTACAGGTGAATTAGTGCCTCAACTCGCAACAGCTTTACCGCAAGTGAGTGCAGACGGGTTAACGTACACAATTCCTGTACGTCAAGGAGTTGTGTTCCATGATGGTACTGCCTTTAATGCCGAAGCAATGGCGTTTTCGCTCAATCGTTTTATTCAAAACGGCGGGAAACCCGCATCTTTGTTATCGGATGTTGTCGATTCGGTGCAAGCGTCAGGAGAATACGAACTGACAATTCGGCTCAAAAATGCTTTTGCGGCATTTCCTTCGTTACTCGCGTTTTCGGGATTGTGTGCTGTGTCGCCGCAAGCGTATGAAATTGGCACAGGACAATTCAAGCCGCGAGAATTTGTGGGAACAGGTCCCTATCAGTTAGTGCAGTTCACGCCGAATTTGATTCGGATGGATGTGTTTGATAAATACTGGGGCGAAAAACCAGCAAATCAAGGCATTGACTTTCAGATTTTATCGAGTTCTGCCAACTTATTTAATTCTTTCCGCACAGGTCAAGTCGATATCGCGTATCAAACCTTTGACCCAGAACAAGTGCAGAGTTTGAAACAGCAAGCGCAGTCTAATGGTTGGCAGGCACTGGAAGAAAAAAGCAACGTTGTTACACATTTAGGTTTAAATATCAAGCAGCAACCATTAGATAATCCGGTAGTGCGACGCGCGATCGCGGCAATGATTGACCGTCCACTAATTACACAGCGCGTTTATCAACAGCAAGCTGAACCGCTGTACAGCATGATTCCTAATACATTCGATAGCTACAAGCCAGTTTTTCAAACAACTTATGGCGATGGAAACGTCGAACAGGCAAAAGCCTTATTAGCCCAAGCAGGTTACACAAGTGCGAATCCGTTAACTATAGAAATTGCGTATCCAGCCTATTCGCTAACCCGCGAACAAGTAGCGAGTACGCTACAAGAATATGGTTCGCAGCGACTTGATGGTGCTGTACAAATTCAAACGAAAGCTGAAGAAGGAGCAACATTTTTCGCCAATATCTCGAAGGGAGTCTATCAAGCCGTTTTACTCGACTGGTATCCTGACTTTGGCGATGCGGATAACTACATTCACCCGTTTTTGAGTTGTACGCAAGGTAATGCAACTGCTGGATGCGAGCAAGGCGCAAGTCAAAGCCAAGGGTTATTTTATTACAGTGATCGCATGAATCAACTGATCGAACAACAACGCCAAGAACAAAATCCCCAAACCCGCGCCGCACTCTTCGCTCAAATTCAAGACTTAATCGCCCAAGATGTCCCCGCAATTCCTTTAGTCCAAAACAAGGATTATGCTTTCGGTCAACAAACAATTCAAGGCTTACAAGTAGACCCAATCCTCAAACTTCCTTTATGGGATATTGCCAAAAGAGCTAGTAGTTAG
- a CDS encoding sulfate/molybdate ABC transporter ATP-binding protein → MGIVVENVSKQFGSFQAVDDVSLEIKSGSLVALLGPSGSGKSTLLRLIAGLELPDSGKIWLTGKDATYQSVQERNIGFVFQHYALFKHMSVRQNIAFALEIRKTPKAKIKARVDELLELVQLSALGNRYPSQLSGGQRQRVALARALAVQPQVLLLDEPFGALDAKVRKDLRAWLRKLHDEVHVTTVFVTHDQEEAMEVSDEIVVMNKGRVEQIGSPAEIYDHPATAFVMSFIGPVNVLPSTSNIFQGNGFESTHPEMFLRPQDVIVQREKNGTTVSARVSRIIHLGWEIQAELTLDDGQVVTAHLSRDRFDELQLQPQEKVYVKPKDAKSFPLYYSI, encoded by the coding sequence GTGGGTATTGTAGTTGAAAACGTATCAAAGCAGTTTGGCAGTTTTCAGGCCGTTGACGATGTAAGTTTAGAAATCAAGTCAGGTTCGCTGGTAGCCTTACTCGGACCATCGGGTTCAGGTAAGTCTACGTTATTACGGTTGATTGCAGGTTTAGAGTTACCTGATAGTGGCAAAATTTGGCTTACAGGTAAAGATGCGACTTATCAAAGCGTGCAAGAACGCAATATTGGATTTGTGTTTCAGCACTATGCACTCTTCAAGCACATGAGTGTGCGGCAAAACATTGCGTTTGCCCTAGAAATTCGTAAAACACCGAAAGCAAAAATTAAAGCGCGAGTAGACGAACTCCTCGAATTGGTGCAACTGAGTGCCTTGGGAAATCGCTATCCTTCACAACTATCCGGCGGTCAACGCCAGCGCGTTGCTTTAGCAAGGGCGTTAGCAGTACAACCGCAAGTACTCCTGCTTGACGAACCCTTCGGCGCACTCGATGCCAAAGTTCGTAAAGATTTACGCGCTTGGTTGCGCAAACTGCATGATGAAGTCCATGTAACAACGGTATTTGTAACGCATGACCAAGAAGAAGCAATGGAAGTTTCAGATGAAATCGTCGTGATGAACAAAGGTCGCGTCGAACAAATTGGTTCGCCAGCAGAAATTTATGACCATCCAGCAACGGCGTTTGTGATGAGCTTTATTGGTCCTGTGAATGTGCTACCGAGTACATCAAATATTTTCCAAGGTAACGGGTTTGAGTCAACGCATCCAGAGATGTTTTTACGTCCGCAGGATGTGATTGTACAACGCGAGAAAAATGGTACGACAGTATCAGCACGCGTTAGCCGAATTATTCACTTAGGTTGGGAGATTCAAGCTGAATTAACGTTGGATGATGGACAGGTGGTGACAGCGCATCTTAGCCGCGATCGCTTTGACGAATTACAACTGCAACCGCAAGAAAAAGTTTATGTCAAACCCAAAGATGCCAAATCATTTCCGCTATACTATTCAATTTAG
- the chlP gene encoding geranylgeranyl reductase produces the protein MTLRVAVVGSGPAGSSAAETLAKAGIETYLFERKLDNAKPCGGAIPLCMVSEFDLPPQIIDRQVRKMKMISPSNREVDINLVNEDEYIGMCRREVLDGFLRNRAAKLGAKLINATVHKLDIPQNNTDFYTIHYVDHSEGGAQGIAKSLKVDAIIGADGANSRIAKEIDAGDYNYAIAFQERIRLPEAQMAYYNDLAEMYVGNDVSTDFYAWVFPKYDHVAVGTGTMQVNKASIKQLQAGIRARAARKLVGGQIIKVEAHPIPEHPRPRRVVGRVALVGDAAGYVTKSSGEGIYFAAKSGRMCAETLVEVSQGGTRIPTENELKIYLRRWDKKYGMTYKVLDLLQTVFYRSDATREAFVEMCADLDVQRLTFDSYLYKTVVPANPITQMKITAKTIGSLIRGNALAP, from the coding sequence TTGACACTACGGGTTGCTGTTGTAGGCTCAGGTCCAGCTGGTTCTTCAGCCGCCGAAACCTTGGCAAAAGCTGGAATTGAAACATATTTGTTTGAACGCAAGCTAGACAACGCCAAACCATGTGGCGGAGCAATTCCGCTGTGTATGGTGAGTGAATTCGATCTACCGCCGCAGATTATTGACCGTCAGGTGCGGAAGATGAAGATGATTTCCCCCTCAAATCGCGAGGTGGATATCAATCTAGTCAATGAAGATGAATATATAGGAATGTGCCGTCGCGAAGTTCTCGATGGCTTTTTACGCAATCGCGCTGCCAAACTCGGCGCAAAGTTAATTAATGCTACAGTTCATAAACTCGATATTCCGCAAAATAATACAGATTTCTATACAATTCACTACGTAGACCACTCAGAAGGTGGCGCACAAGGAATTGCCAAATCCTTGAAAGTGGATGCAATTATTGGTGCTGATGGGGCAAACTCCCGTATTGCTAAGGAAATTGATGCTGGAGATTATAACTACGCGATCGCTTTTCAAGAGCGGATTCGCTTACCTGAAGCCCAAATGGCGTACTACAACGACCTTGCCGAGATGTACGTCGGTAACGATGTCTCTACTGACTTCTACGCTTGGGTGTTCCCGAAATACGACCACGTTGCTGTCGGTACAGGCACAATGCAGGTGAATAAAGCCAGCATCAAACAGTTGCAAGCTGGGATTCGGGCGCGGGCGGCGCGAAAACTTGTCGGTGGTCAAATCATTAAAGTCGAAGCGCATCCAATTCCCGAACATCCTCGTCCTCGGCGTGTTGTTGGTCGCGTAGCGCTTGTCGGTGATGCAGCAGGTTATGTCACAAAGTCTTCCGGTGAAGGGATTTACTTTGCGGCGAAATCAGGTCGGATGTGCGCTGAAACTCTTGTTGAGGTATCTCAAGGTGGAACTCGCATTCCTACCGAAAACGAATTGAAAATTTATCTACGACGTTGGGATAAAAAATATGGCATGACCTATAAAGTATTGGATCTGCTGCAAACTGTCTTCTACCGCAGCGATGCAACACGCGAAGCTTTTGTTGAGATGTGTGCAGACTTGGATGTGCAGCGCCTCACGTTCGATAGCTACCTTTACAAAACGGTAGTTCCAGCGAACCCAATTACTCAAATGAAAATCACAGCCAAAACCATCGGTAGCCTAATTCGCGGTAACGCCCTTGCTCCTTAA